The following proteins are co-located in the Phocoena phocoena chromosome 1, mPhoPho1.1, whole genome shotgun sequence genome:
- the CCDC181 gene encoding coiled-coil domain-containing protein 181 isoform X2 yields MDENQEADSKDSGEYEDDFEKDLEWLINEKEKSGASIIEKVCGNEENINQGLKENETEIEHSKQLSDPDRSFKDEVSSIRNDFISVPSIQPLDPISDSDSENSLQESKLESQQDLEEEEDEEVRRYIMEKIIQANKLLQNQEPVNDKRERKLKFKDKLVDLEVPPLEDTDTYENYLENESNVSGKLSQLCISNEFAQENVLLSPTDGNSEENTDRKILVERDGKFELLNLQDIESQGVLPPINNANYTENEPQQLSPRSPNLSVSGVKKEEPIAKIHALAQLSTEEQLAYIPQPPPNPKTHPDSAANSDRSKGNGKSSHRTRSADVSPVTSTYCLSPQQKELQKRLEQKREKLKREEEQRKIEEEKEKKKENDLVFKAWLQKKREQVLEMRRIQRAKQIEDMNSRENRDAQQAFRLWLKKKHEEQLKERKTEELRKQEECLFFLKGTEGRDRAFKQWLRRKRIEKLAEQQAVKERTRQLRLEAKRSKQLQYHLYNTSEAKSFRFTDHYS; encoded by the exons ATGGATGAAAATCAAGAAGCTGATTCAAAAGATAGTGGAGAATATGAAGATGACTTTGAAAAGGACCTGGAATGGCtgattaatgaaaaagaaaaaagtggtgcCAGCATAATAGAG AAGGTTTGTGGGAATGAAGAGAATATTAACCAAGgtttaaaagagaatgaaacagaaatagaacatTCCAAGCAGCTTTCTGATCCTGACAGATCTTTCAAGGATGAGGTTTCATCAATAAGAAATGACTTCATTTCTGTACCAAGTATTCAACCTTTGGATCCCATATCAGATTCAGACAGTGAAAACTCTTTACAGGAATCCAAACTAGAAAGCCAGCAAgacctggaggaggaagaggatgaggaagtaaggagatatattatggagaaaattatacaaGCCAACAAGCTTCTACAAAATCAAGAACCTGTGAatgataaaagggaaagaaaacttaAATTCAAGGACAAATTAGTTGATTTGGAAGTTCCTCCTCTGGAAGACACTGATACTTACGAAAATTATCTTGAAAATGAAAGTAATGTGTCTGGAAAACTGTCTCAGTTATGTATTTCCAATGAATTTGCACAAGAAAATGTGCTCCTGTCGCCTACTGATGGAAATTCTGAAGAAAACACGGATAGAAAAATACTAGTAGAGAGAGATGGAAAGTTTGAACTTCTGAATTTACAAGACATTGAGAGTCAGGGGGTTTTGCCCCCCATTAATAATGCTAATTATACAGAAAATGAGCCTCAGCAGTTGTCACCCAgatctcccaatttatctgtcagtggagtCAAGAAAGAAGAGCCAATAGCAAAAATTCATGCTCTGGCTCAATTATCAACAGAAGAGCAACTGGCTTATATCCCTCAGCCACCACCCAACCCCAAGACTCATCCAGATTCTGCTGCCAACTCAGATCGAAGTAAGGGGAATGGAAAATCTAGTCATAGGACACGGTCTGCAGATGTATCTCCAGTGACCTCAACATACTGTCTCTCTCCTCAACAGAAAGAACTGCAAAAACGActagaacaaaagagagaaaagctaaAGAGAGAG gaagaacaaaggaaaatagaagaagagaaagaaaagaaaaaagagaatgactTGGTGTTTAAAGCATGGTTGCAAAAGAAGAGAGAGCAGGTCCTAGAAATGAGGAGAATTCAGCGAGCAAAGCAAATTGAAGACATGAACAGTAGA GAAAACAGAGATGCACAGCAAGCTTTTCGATTATGGCTTAAAAAAAAGCACGAAGAacagttgaaagaaagaaagacagaagaacTGCGAAAGCAAGAGGAATGCTTATTCTTCCTTAAAGGAACAGAAGGCCGTGATAGGGCCTTTAAACA ATGGCTAAGAAGGAAACGGATAGAAAAACTAGCAGAGCAGCAAGCTGTCAAAGAAAGAACTAGACAGCTCCGACTGGAAGCAAAGCGTTCTAAACAGTTACAGTACCACCTATATAATACGTCAGAAGCCAAATCTTTTCGTTTTACTGATCATTACAGCTGA
- the LOC136142696 gene encoding SNRPN upstream reading frame protein-like — translation MERALETFCSEERPVARWSRARDRLHLRWTMEQHIPEVEVQVKRRRTASLRNQECRLYPKWSQRQQQVPVVEFHVELRQAFLAETPRGG, via the coding sequence ATGGAACGGGCACTGGAGACATTCTGTTCTGAGGAGCGGCCAGTGGCACGATGGAGCAGGGCCAGGGACCGCTTACACTTGAGATGGACCATGGAACAGCACATCCCAGAGGTGGAAGTCCAAGTCAAACGAAGAAGGACAGCCTCGCTGCGCAACCAGGAGTGTCGCCTGTACCCGAAGTGGTCTCAGCGGCAGCAGCAAGTACCTGTGGTGGAATTCCATGTGGAACTGAGACAGGCATTCTTAGCTGAGACGCCAAGAGGTGGTTAA
- the CCDC181 gene encoding coiled-coil domain-containing protein 181 isoform X1 — MDENQEADSKDSGEYEDDFEKDLEWLINEKEKSGASIIEKVCGNEENINQGLKENETEIEHSKQLSDPDRSFKDEVSSIRNDFISVPSIQPLDPISDSDSENSLQESKLESQQDLEEEEDEEVRRYIMEKIIQANKLLQNQEPVNDKRERKLKFKDKLVDLEVPPLEDTDTYENYLENESNVSGKLSQLCISNEFAQENVLLSPTDGNSEENTDRKILVERDGKFELLNLQDIESQGVLPPINNANYTENEPQQLSPRSPNLSVSGVKKEEPIAKIHALAQLSTEEQLAYIPQPPPNPKTHPDSAANSDRSKGNGKSSHRTRSADVSPVTSTYCLSPQQKELQKRLEQKREKLKREEEQRKIEEEKEKKKENDLVFKAWLQKKREQVLEMRRIQRAKQIEDMNSRQENRDAQQAFRLWLKKKHEEQLKERKTEELRKQEECLFFLKGTEGRDRAFKQWLRRKRIEKLAEQQAVKERTRQLRLEAKRSKQLQYHLYNTSEAKSFRFTDHYS, encoded by the exons ATGGATGAAAATCAAGAAGCTGATTCAAAAGATAGTGGAGAATATGAAGATGACTTTGAAAAGGACCTGGAATGGCtgattaatgaaaaagaaaaaagtggtgcCAGCATAATAGAG AAGGTTTGTGGGAATGAAGAGAATATTAACCAAGgtttaaaagagaatgaaacagaaatagaacatTCCAAGCAGCTTTCTGATCCTGACAGATCTTTCAAGGATGAGGTTTCATCAATAAGAAATGACTTCATTTCTGTACCAAGTATTCAACCTTTGGATCCCATATCAGATTCAGACAGTGAAAACTCTTTACAGGAATCCAAACTAGAAAGCCAGCAAgacctggaggaggaagaggatgaggaagtaaggagatatattatggagaaaattatacaaGCCAACAAGCTTCTACAAAATCAAGAACCTGTGAatgataaaagggaaagaaaacttaAATTCAAGGACAAATTAGTTGATTTGGAAGTTCCTCCTCTGGAAGACACTGATACTTACGAAAATTATCTTGAAAATGAAAGTAATGTGTCTGGAAAACTGTCTCAGTTATGTATTTCCAATGAATTTGCACAAGAAAATGTGCTCCTGTCGCCTACTGATGGAAATTCTGAAGAAAACACGGATAGAAAAATACTAGTAGAGAGAGATGGAAAGTTTGAACTTCTGAATTTACAAGACATTGAGAGTCAGGGGGTTTTGCCCCCCATTAATAATGCTAATTATACAGAAAATGAGCCTCAGCAGTTGTCACCCAgatctcccaatttatctgtcagtggagtCAAGAAAGAAGAGCCAATAGCAAAAATTCATGCTCTGGCTCAATTATCAACAGAAGAGCAACTGGCTTATATCCCTCAGCCACCACCCAACCCCAAGACTCATCCAGATTCTGCTGCCAACTCAGATCGAAGTAAGGGGAATGGAAAATCTAGTCATAGGACACGGTCTGCAGATGTATCTCCAGTGACCTCAACATACTGTCTCTCTCCTCAACAGAAAGAACTGCAAAAACGActagaacaaaagagagaaaagctaaAGAGAGAG gaagaacaaaggaaaatagaagaagagaaagaaaagaaaaaagagaatgactTGGTGTTTAAAGCATGGTTGCAAAAGAAGAGAGAGCAGGTCCTAGAAATGAGGAGAATTCAGCGAGCAAAGCAAATTGAAGACATGAACAGTAGA CAGGAAAACAGAGATGCACAGCAAGCTTTTCGATTATGGCTTAAAAAAAAGCACGAAGAacagttgaaagaaagaaagacagaagaacTGCGAAAGCAAGAGGAATGCTTATTCTTCCTTAAAGGAACAGAAGGCCGTGATAGGGCCTTTAAACA ATGGCTAAGAAGGAAACGGATAGAAAAACTAGCAGAGCAGCAAGCTGTCAAAGAAAGAACTAGACAGCTCCGACTGGAAGCAAAGCGTTCTAAACAGTTACAGTACCACCTATATAATACGTCAGAAGCCAAATCTTTTCGTTTTACTGATCATTACAGCTGA